A region from the Agarivorans sp. Alg241-V36 genome encodes:
- a CDS encoding DUF3802 family protein, which produces MVTDSEGYIQLIGFLTDNLALFEHTQAQQNPLTICDYVSEQLSESVMLVCRQHEHLESEHRFTVIREIDAIVNDLEQVLSGVWMSSPTQQQQQFIDEFVGLIKNMFDNQLIAVDPI; this is translated from the coding sequence ATGGTAACTGATAGTGAAGGTTACATTCAGTTAATTGGATTTTTAACAGATAACTTAGCGCTGTTTGAGCATACACAAGCGCAGCAAAATCCCTTAACTATTTGCGACTATGTCTCTGAGCAACTATCAGAAAGCGTGATGTTAGTATGTCGTCAACACGAGCATTTAGAGAGTGAACACCGCTTTACGGTGATTCGCGAAATAGACGCAATTGTTAACGACCTTGAACAAGTACTCTCCGGCGTGTGGATGTCTAGCCCTACTCAGCAGCAACAGCAATTCATTGATGAATTTGTTGGCTTAATCAAAAACATGTTTGATAACCAACTCATCGCTGTTGACCCTATTTAG
- a CDS encoding anti-phage deoxyguanosine triphosphatase, with translation MSELSQQAGTARYAEEQNQRRNDHRSVWQRDRARILHSAAFRRLQNKTQVLSIGNNDFYRTRLTHSLEVAQIGTGIVGHISANNQPQNRLLPELNLIESLCLAHDIGHPPFGHGGEVALNYMMRDDGGFEGNAQTFRILTKLEPYTRANGMNLTRRTLLGIMKYPCLLSQLQRHPLPPVAKSFRQLKVADWAPAKGIYDDDKQLYNWVLESLSERDRTTFVESRSLGEAHHRKSNYKSLDCSIMELADDIAYGVHDLEDAIVMGIVSRHDWQEQVASAIADIKDCWLADEIGGLSVKLFSRHHYDQKDAIGSLVNGFITAISLQAQARFDEPQLDYQAKMDPPMAQALDVLKRFVLHYVIQTPEIEMVRFKGQQVVMELFQAFASDPERLLPLNTRSRWLQAGEENESQARVIADYIAGMTDDYANRLFQTLF, from the coding sequence ATGAGTGAACTAAGCCAACAAGCTGGAACAGCAAGATACGCCGAAGAACAAAACCAGAGACGTAACGATCATCGCAGCGTTTGGCAGCGAGACAGAGCGCGAATTTTGCATTCTGCGGCTTTTCGCCGCCTGCAAAACAAGACTCAAGTGCTTAGTATTGGCAACAATGATTTCTACCGCACTCGCCTCACCCACTCCTTAGAAGTGGCGCAAATTGGTACCGGCATTGTTGGCCACATTAGTGCTAACAATCAGCCGCAAAACAGGCTATTGCCGGAGCTTAATCTTATCGAGAGCCTATGTTTAGCTCACGACATTGGTCATCCGCCCTTTGGCCACGGCGGCGAAGTAGCGCTCAATTACATGATGCGTGACGATGGTGGCTTTGAAGGCAACGCGCAAACCTTTCGCATTCTCACCAAGCTTGAGCCTTATACTCGCGCCAATGGTATGAACCTTACCCGGCGAACTCTGCTAGGCATAATGAAATACCCTTGCTTGCTCAGCCAATTACAAAGACACCCTCTCCCGCCTGTGGCTAAAAGCTTTCGTCAGTTAAAAGTGGCAGATTGGGCGCCAGCCAAAGGCATTTATGATGATGACAAGCAACTCTACAATTGGGTGCTTGAGAGTTTAAGCGAAAGGGACAGAACCACCTTTGTTGAAAGTCGTAGCCTTGGCGAGGCCCATCACCGTAAAAGTAACTATAAATCCTTAGATTGCTCAATAATGGAGCTGGCTGATGACATTGCTTATGGGGTGCATGATTTAGAAGACGCCATAGTGATGGGTATAGTGAGCCGCCATGACTGGCAAGAGCAAGTTGCCTCTGCCATTGCCGACATAAAAGATTGCTGGCTGGCCGATGAAATAGGTGGGCTGTCGGTTAAGTTATTTAGTCGCCACCATTATGATCAAAAAGATGCTATTGGCAGCCTTGTGAATGGGTTTATCACTGCCATTAGCTTACAAGCGCAAGCAAGGTTTGACGAACCTCAATTAGACTATCAAGCCAAAATGGATCCTCCCATGGCGCAAGCGCTAGATGTATTAAAGCGCTTTGTATTGCACTATGTGATTCAAACACCTGAGATAGAAATGGTTCGTTTTAAGGGCCAGCAAGTGGTTATGGAGTTATTTCAAGCTTTTGCCAGCGATCCTGAGCGTTTATTGCCACTCAATACTCGTAGCCGTTGGCTACAAGCTGGCGAAGAAAATGAGAGTCAAGCCAGAGTGATTGCAGACTACATCGCGGGAATGACAGACGACTACGCAAACCGTTTATTTCAAACACTTTTTTAG
- the yfaE gene encoding class I ribonucleotide reductase maintenance protein YfaE — translation MSQKEGRVIAGGIEVVVDSHHKSILEAYEQAGFTPEYHCREGVCGACRTTLVKGEVEYSHTPLANIPKGQILSCCSKPKGTVELAEQPPFKRQIA, via the coding sequence ATGTCTCAAAAAGAAGGCCGCGTAATAGCAGGCGGCATTGAAGTGGTGGTTGATAGCCACCACAAAAGCATCTTAGAGGCTTATGAACAAGCGGGTTTTACCCCCGAGTATCATTGCCGCGAAGGTGTTTGCGGTGCCTGCCGTACCACCCTAGTAAAAGGCGAAGTGGAATATAGCCACACGCCTTTAGCTAACATTCCCAAAGGACAAATCCTTAGCTGTTGTAGCAAGCCCAAAGGCACCGTTGAACTGGCGGAGCAACCACCTTTCAAACGTCAAATTGCCTAG
- the nrdB gene encoding class Ia ribonucleoside-diphosphate reductase subunit beta, with protein sequence MSYSIFTQNANDATKEPMFFGQPVNVARYDQQRHEIFEKLIEKQLSFFWRPEEVDVSRDRIDYNKLPAHEQHIFISNLKYQTLLDSIQGRSPNVALLPLVSLPELETWIETWAFSETIHSRSYTHIIRNVMGNPGEVFDDIMKNEEIIKRANDIAGYYDELIQATSIYHLHGEGEHEVDGVVHNITERELKKKLYLCIMSVNVLEAIRFYVSFACSFAFAERELMEGNAKIIKLIARDEALHLTGTQHMINLMREGKDDPEMAEIAAECEVEAWRMFTDAAEQEKEWAKYLFKDGSMIGLNEDILCQYVEYITNTRMQAVGLLPCFEDRSNPIPWINSWLVSDNVQVAPQEAEISSYLVGQIDSSIDIDDFEDFEL encoded by the coding sequence ATGAGCTACTCAATTTTTACTCAAAATGCCAACGACGCAACCAAAGAGCCAATGTTCTTTGGTCAGCCTGTAAACGTGGCCCGTTATGACCAACAACGTCATGAGATTTTTGAAAAACTAATCGAAAAACAATTGTCTTTCTTCTGGCGTCCAGAAGAAGTAGACGTAAGCCGTGACCGTATTGATTACAACAAACTGCCAGCTCACGAGCAGCATATTTTTATTAGTAACCTTAAGTACCAAACACTGCTGGATAGTATTCAAGGCCGCTCGCCTAACGTGGCTTTGTTGCCACTAGTTAGTTTGCCAGAGCTAGAAACCTGGATTGAAACGTGGGCCTTTAGTGAAACCATTCACTCTCGCTCATACACTCACATCATCCGCAATGTAATGGGTAATCCTGGTGAAGTATTTGATGACATCATGAAAAATGAAGAGATCATCAAACGCGCCAACGACATTGCTGGCTACTACGACGAACTTATTCAAGCCACCTCTATTTACCACCTCCATGGCGAAGGTGAGCACGAGGTTGATGGTGTGGTTCATAACATCACAGAGCGAGAGCTTAAGAAAAAACTCTACCTCTGCATAATGTCAGTAAACGTATTAGAAGCGATTCGCTTTTATGTAAGTTTTGCCTGTTCATTCGCCTTTGCTGAGCGCGAGTTAATGGAAGGTAACGCTAAAATCATTAAGCTAATTGCCCGTGATGAAGCGCTGCACTTAACCGGTACTCAGCACATGATTAACCTAATGCGCGAAGGCAAAGACGACCCAGAAATGGCCGAAATTGCTGCCGAGTGTGAAGTAGAAGCATGGCGCATGTTTACCGATGCTGCCGAGCAAGAAAAAGAATGGGCAAAATACCTATTCAAAGATGGTTCGATGATTGGTTTAAATGAAGATATTCTTTGCCAATACGTTGAATACATTACCAATACTCGTATGCAAGCGGTCGGTTTGTTGCCTTGCTTTGAAGACCGCAGTAATCCAATTCCATGGATTAACTCTTGGTTAGTGTCAGACAACGTGCAAGTAGCGCCACAAGAAGCGGAAATTAGCTCCTACTTAGTGGGCCAAATTGACTCTAGTATCGACATTGACGACTTCGAGGACTTTGAGCTGTAA
- a CDS encoding LysR substrate-binding domain-containing protein: protein MLELKHLKTLQALRETGSLVVAAQRLCLTQSALSHQLKELESRIGAKLFVRKTKPLRFTMAGLRVLELADNVLEQVQHTERELARLVGGQAGRLHLAIECHSCFNWLMPAIDNYRGLWPDVELDFSSGFSFEPLPELAQGQLDLVITSDPQPSEGIVFSPLFSYQPTLALSPNHPLAEKPVIEAEDFANQVLISYPVDTHRLDLFNLFLDPAGVEPLAVRKVDMTIMMMQLVASGRGVAVLPNWALTEYVNKGYIMTRELGDGKLWQNLYAARHESHQDSAYIEAFLDIAREHCFSHLDGIKAIGDNQAVTK from the coding sequence ATGTTAGAACTCAAACACTTAAAAACCCTGCAAGCCTTAAGAGAAACCGGCTCTTTGGTGGTGGCTGCGCAGCGTTTATGCTTAACCCAATCGGCTCTTTCTCATCAGCTTAAAGAATTAGAATCGCGTATTGGGGCGAAGCTGTTTGTGCGTAAAACTAAGCCACTGCGTTTTACTATGGCTGGCTTGCGAGTGTTGGAGTTAGCCGACAATGTACTAGAGCAAGTTCAACATACCGAACGTGAGTTAGCCCGTTTAGTCGGTGGGCAAGCAGGGCGTTTACACCTAGCCATTGAGTGTCATAGTTGCTTTAACTGGTTGATGCCAGCAATAGACAATTACCGAGGCCTATGGCCCGACGTTGAATTAGATTTTAGCAGTGGTTTTAGTTTCGAGCCCTTACCTGAGCTTGCCCAAGGGCAGCTGGATTTGGTGATTACTTCCGATCCGCAACCCAGCGAAGGCATTGTATTTTCGCCGCTGTTTTCCTATCAGCCAACCTTGGCGTTAAGTCCTAATCATCCATTAGCAGAAAAGCCGGTAATTGAAGCGGAAGACTTTGCCAATCAGGTGCTTATTTCTTACCCGGTAGATACTCATCGTTTAGATCTGTTTAATCTGTTTTTAGACCCAGCTGGCGTTGAACCTTTGGCGGTTCGTAAAGTGGATATGACCATTATGATGATGCAGCTGGTGGCCAGTGGCCGCGGAGTAGCGGTATTGCCAAACTGGGCATTAACGGAATATGTAAACAAAGGTTACATTATGACGCGAGAATTAGGTGATGGGAAACTGTGGCAAAACTTGTATGCGGCGCGTCATGAAAGCCATCAAGACAGCGCCTATATTGAAGCGTTTTTAGATATTGCTCGGGAGCATTGTTTTAGTCACCTCGATGGCATTAAAGCCATCGGCGATAATCAGGCAGTGACTAAATAG
- a CDS encoding pyridoxal phosphate-dependent aminotransferase, whose amino-acid sequence MYQIEKSHKLDNVCYDIRGPVLKQAKRLEEDGHRVIKLNIGNTAEFNFEAPEEILVDVIHNLPTAQGYCDSKGLFSARKAVMHHYQLQGLRTTTLEDIYLGNGVSELIVMAMQALLNNGDEMLVPAPDYPLWTAAVTLSGGNPVHYECDEQAGWFPDIEDIRSKITPRTKGLVVINPNNPTGAVYSKELLLELVELARQHNLILFADEIYSKVIYDEALHVPMSTLSDDVLTLTFNGLSKAYRVCGFRSGWMLVSGPKHRAKDYIDGLDMLASMRLCANVPVQHAIQTALGGYQSINELIVPGGRLYEQRNLAWQLLNDIPGVSCVKPQGAMYLFPKLDVKKFNIKDDQQFALDLLQQEKTLVVQGTGFNWTKPDHFRIVFLPREEELREAIGRIATFLDGYRQAD is encoded by the coding sequence ATGTATCAAATAGAGAAGTCACATAAGCTAGACAACGTATGTTACGACATTCGTGGTCCAGTGCTGAAACAAGCAAAACGCCTCGAGGAAGACGGCCACCGTGTAATCAAATTAAATATTGGCAATACCGCCGAATTTAACTTTGAAGCCCCCGAAGAAATTCTGGTAGATGTTATTCATAACCTACCTACCGCCCAAGGCTACTGTGACTCAAAAGGTTTATTCTCTGCCCGTAAAGCGGTGATGCATCACTATCAATTACAAGGTTTACGCACTACTACCCTAGAAGATATCTATTTAGGCAATGGAGTGAGCGAGCTAATCGTAATGGCCATGCAAGCGCTGCTTAATAATGGCGACGAAATGTTAGTGCCAGCTCCCGATTACCCCCTATGGACAGCCGCAGTAACCCTCTCTGGCGGAAACCCGGTGCATTACGAATGTGATGAGCAAGCAGGCTGGTTCCCAGACATCGAAGATATTCGCAGCAAAATTACTCCTCGCACCAAGGGCTTGGTGGTAATTAACCCTAACAACCCTACTGGCGCTGTTTATAGCAAAGAATTACTTCTAGAGTTGGTAGAGTTAGCACGTCAGCACAATCTGATTTTATTTGCCGACGAGATCTACTCAAAAGTCATTTACGATGAAGCCTTACATGTGCCGATGTCTACTTTGTCAGACGACGTACTAACCCTTACCTTTAACGGTTTATCTAAGGCTTATCGGGTATGTGGTTTCCGCTCGGGTTGGATGTTAGTCAGTGGCCCTAAACATCGCGCTAAAGACTACATCGATGGCTTAGATATGCTCGCCTCAATGCGCTTGTGCGCCAATGTGCCAGTTCAGCATGCCATTCAAACTGCACTAGGTGGTTACCAAAGCATTAACGAGCTAATCGTACCTGGCGGTCGTTTATATGAGCAGCGCAACCTAGCTTGGCAACTACTCAATGACATTCCGGGTGTAAGCTGTGTGAAACCGCAGGGCGCGATGTACTTGTTCCCTAAACTTGATGTGAAAAAATTCAACATCAAAGACGACCAACAGTTTGCCTTAGATTTGCTGCAACAAGAAAAAACCTTGGTTGTACAAGGTACTGGGTTTAATTGGACCAAGCCAGATCACTTCCGCATTGTGTTCTTGCCTCGTGAAGAAGAATTGCGTGAAGCCATTGGCCGCATAGCGACGTTCTTAGACGGTTATCGTCAAGCCGACTAA
- a CDS encoding HAD family hydrolase: MNKQAAVLFDLDGTLLDTAPDLGAAANYVLDQHQQAQLSLAQARQLSSHGAIGLLKAGFGSLWEQQPQAELRQQLLDYYEQNICHGTDFFPGIKQSLQWLNQNKIPWGVITNKPEGLSKQLLRFFPEFEQSGVLVGGDTLPLRKPDPAPMLLACQTIKVEPENCLYVGDAERDIQAGNNTNMTTLLALWGYLSEEDKVDQWAADLHCQKSEHLEQTISDWLGDL; encoded by the coding sequence ATGAATAAACAAGCTGCAGTACTGTTCGACCTTGATGGTACCTTACTTGATACAGCTCCAGATCTAGGCGCAGCTGCTAACTATGTGCTAGATCAACACCAACAAGCACAGCTCAGCTTAGCTCAAGCACGCCAGCTTAGTTCTCACGGTGCAATTGGTTTGTTAAAGGCTGGCTTTGGCAGCCTTTGGGAACAACAGCCCCAAGCTGAATTACGCCAACAATTACTTGACTACTATGAGCAAAACATTTGCCACGGCACCGATTTTTTTCCCGGTATTAAGCAATCATTACAATGGCTTAACCAAAACAAAATCCCTTGGGGAGTGATTACCAATAAGCCCGAAGGCTTAAGTAAGCAGTTACTTCGCTTCTTTCCCGAATTTGAACAGTCTGGCGTATTGGTTGGTGGAGATACCTTGCCACTGCGTAAGCCTGATCCCGCCCCCATGCTACTGGCTTGCCAGACCATAAAGGTTGAACCTGAAAACTGCCTATATGTAGGCGATGCTGAACGTGATATTCAAGCAGGTAATAATACCAATATGACCACTTTGCTCGCCCTATGGGGTTATCTTTCTGAGGAAGACAAGGTTGATCAATGGGCGGCAGATTTACACTGCCAAAAAAGTGAACACCTCGAACAAACAATAAGCGACTGGCTGGGCGATTTGTAA
- the nrdA gene encoding class 1a ribonucleoside-diphosphate reductase subunit alpha produces MNKDLLITKRSGKQEAINLDKIHRVITWAAKGLRNVSVSQVELKSHIQFYDGMATKDIHETIIKAAADLISQETPDYQFLAARLAVFHLRKKAYGQFEPPKLYDHVVKQCEAGRYDMHLLKDYSPEEFAQMDDFIDHWRDMDFSYGAVKQLEGKYLVQNRVTGEIFESAQFLYILVAACLFAHYDKSVRLDYIRRFYDATSKFKISLPTPIMSGVRTPTRQFSSCVLIECGDSLESINATASSIVTYVSQRAGIGINAGRIRALGSEIRGGEAFHTGCIPFYKYFQTAVKCCSQGGVRGGAATIFYPFWHLEVESLLVLKNNRGVDDNRVRHMDYGVQLNKLMYQRLVKGENITLFSPSDAPGLYDAFFEDQDKFESLYVKYEQDPSIRKEQIKAVDLFSLLMQERASTGRIYIQNVDHCNTHSPFDPAQAPVRQSNLCLEIALPTKPLQHVHDENGEIALCTLSAFNLGAIEDLNELEELSDLAVRALDSLLDYQDYPIKAAKKGSDGRRTLGIGVINYAYYLAKNGTKYSDGSANNLTHRTFEAIQYWLLKASMRLAKEQGACPMFNETTYSQGVLPIDTYKQSLDKLSDEPLHYDWEELREEITTHGLRNSTLSALMPSETSSQISNATNGIEPPRGFISVKASKDGILKQVVPEFEALKDNYELLWDIPSNEGYLQLVGLMQKFVDQSISANTNYDPSRYEGNRVPMKALIADLLTAYKYGVKTLYYHNTRDGASDQHDDMKPEPEDDDCAGGACKI; encoded by the coding sequence ATGAATAAAGATCTTCTGATAACCAAACGCAGCGGTAAACAAGAAGCGATCAACTTAGACAAGATTCACCGAGTGATAACGTGGGCCGCCAAAGGCCTAAGAAATGTCTCGGTATCGCAGGTAGAACTTAAGTCTCACATCCAGTTCTACGATGGCATGGCCACTAAAGATATTCATGAAACCATTATTAAAGCTGCGGCAGATTTAATCTCTCAAGAAACCCCAGATTACCAGTTTTTGGCAGCCCGCTTAGCGGTATTCCATTTACGCAAAAAAGCTTATGGCCAATTTGAGCCACCTAAGCTTTACGACCACGTAGTAAAACAGTGTGAAGCTGGCCGCTACGACATGCATTTGCTTAAAGACTACAGCCCTGAAGAATTTGCCCAAATGGACGATTTTATCGACCATTGGCGCGACATGGACTTCTCCTACGGCGCGGTAAAGCAACTTGAAGGTAAATACCTAGTACAAAATCGAGTGACCGGTGAGATTTTCGAGAGCGCCCAGTTCCTATACATTTTGGTAGCAGCTTGCTTATTTGCTCACTATGACAAGTCGGTGCGCCTTGATTACATCCGCCGCTTCTACGACGCTACTTCGAAGTTTAAAATCTCGCTACCTACGCCAATTATGTCGGGTGTACGTACCCCTACTCGTCAATTTAGCTCTTGTGTATTAATTGAATGTGGCGATAGCTTGGAATCAATTAACGCCACTGCTTCATCTATTGTGACTTATGTTTCACAGCGCGCTGGCATTGGTATCAACGCAGGTCGAATTCGTGCCCTAGGCAGTGAAATTCGCGGTGGCGAAGCCTTCCATACGGGTTGTATTCCGTTTTATAAGTACTTCCAAACTGCGGTTAAATGTTGTTCACAAGGCGGCGTTCGTGGTGGTGCAGCTACTATTTTCTATCCATTCTGGCACCTAGAAGTAGAATCACTGCTAGTGCTTAAAAACAACCGTGGTGTAGACGACAACCGAGTACGTCACATGGACTACGGTGTGCAGCTGAACAAGCTTATGTACCAACGTTTGGTGAAAGGTGAAAACATCACCCTATTCTCGCCAAGTGATGCGCCTGGGCTTTACGACGCCTTCTTTGAAGACCAAGACAAATTTGAAAGCTTGTATGTAAAATACGAGCAAGACCCAAGCATTCGTAAAGAGCAAATTAAAGCCGTTGATCTGTTCTCGTTGCTAATGCAAGAGCGCGCCTCAACCGGTCGAATCTACATTCAAAACGTAGACCACTGTAATACCCATAGCCCATTTGACCCAGCACAAGCGCCGGTACGCCAATCTAACCTTTGTTTAGAAATTGCCTTACCAACCAAGCCGCTACAACATGTACATGATGAGAATGGCGAGATTGCACTGTGTACTCTTTCAGCCTTTAACCTAGGTGCGATTGAAGACTTAAATGAGCTAGAAGAATTGTCTGATCTTGCGGTGCGCGCCCTAGACAGCCTGCTCGATTACCAAGACTACCCAATTAAAGCCGCGAAAAAAGGCTCTGATGGCCGCCGTACTTTAGGTATAGGTGTTATCAACTACGCCTACTACTTGGCTAAAAATGGCACTAAATACAGTGATGGTAGTGCTAACAACCTTACTCACCGTACTTTTGAAGCGATTCAATACTGGTTGCTTAAAGCGTCTATGCGCTTAGCCAAAGAACAAGGCGCTTGCCCAATGTTCAACGAAACCACCTACTCGCAAGGTGTATTGCCTATCGACACTTATAAGCAGTCGTTAGACAAGCTAAGTGATGAGCCATTACATTACGACTGGGAAGAGCTTCGCGAAGAGATTACCACCCACGGTTTACGTAACTCAACGCTGTCTGCCCTAATGCCTTCAGAGACCTCTAGCCAGATCTCAAATGCCACTAACGGTATTGAGCCTCCACGTGGTTTCATTAGCGTTAAAGCCAGTAAAGACGGTATTTTGAAGCAAGTAGTGCCAGAGTTTGAAGCACTTAAAGATAACTATGAACTGCTATGGGATATTCCTAGCAACGAAGGTTACTTACAGCTAGTCGGCTTAATGCAGAAGTTTGTTGACCAAAGTATCTCGGCAAACACCAACTACGATCCAAGCCGTTATGAAGGTAACCGCGTACCAATGAAGGCATTAATTGCCGACTTGCTAACGGCTTACAAATACGGGGTTAAAACGCTGTATTACCATAACACCCGAGACGGTGCTAGCGACCAGCATGATGATATGAAGCCAGAGCCAGAAGATGATGATTGCGCTGGCGGTGCATGTAAGATTTAA
- a CDS encoding CBS domain-containing protein: protein MIKVADIMTTNPHTAFEQTTLEEAISLCNEHKIRHLPIVDSQQHLIGLVSERTLLAAQESNLSKTSEAQRRAHEQQIMLKHIMLTKLHTVDSAAGVGQAAKHIERHRIGCLPVVEGKKLIGIITDTDFVGVAISLLEMLAEQEPLTPDI, encoded by the coding sequence ATGATTAAAGTAGCAGACATCATGACCACTAACCCACATACTGCGTTTGAGCAGACCACGCTTGAAGAAGCCATTAGCCTGTGTAACGAACACAAAATTCGCCACCTCCCCATCGTCGATAGCCAGCAACACCTTATTGGTTTAGTGAGCGAGCGAACCCTACTCGCCGCGCAAGAATCAAACCTTAGTAAAACCAGTGAGGCGCAACGTCGTGCTCATGAACAACAAATAATGCTCAAACACATTATGTTGACGAAGTTGCATACGGTAGATTCTGCAGCAGGAGTTGGACAAGCCGCTAAACACATCGAACGGCATCGTATTGGCTGCTTGCCGGTAGTAGAAGGCAAGAAGCTGATCGGCATTATCACTGATACAGATTTTGTAGGTGTAGCAATATCTTTGCTAGAAATGCTCGCAGAACAGGAACCATTGACCCCTGACATATAG
- the ubiG gene encoding bifunctional 2-polyprenyl-6-hydroxyphenol methylase/3-demethylubiquinol 3-O-methyltransferase UbiG, whose amino-acid sequence MEHPQSNENVDHQEIAHFAGLASRWWDKQGEFKTLHQINPLRLDYIERGAAGLFGKKVLDVGCGGGILAESMAVRGADVTAIDMGKEQIEVAKLHALETGSQLNYLQTTAEAHAETHQAHYDVVTCMEMIEHVPDPGSVIAACASMVKPGGKIFVSTINRTPKAYLYMILAAEKLLKIVPDGTHQHDKFIRPSELLAWADQSNLRSEAISGVQFTPIIESFRLSKNVDVNYMVQLAKPEQ is encoded by the coding sequence ATGGAACACCCTCAAAGCAACGAAAATGTTGACCATCAAGAAATTGCTCATTTTGCAGGCTTAGCCTCACGATGGTGGGATAAACAAGGGGAATTCAAAACCCTACACCAAATCAATCCACTGCGTTTAGACTACATTGAGCGTGGCGCAGCAGGTTTATTTGGCAAGAAAGTACTCGATGTAGGCTGTGGTGGCGGTATTCTAGCCGAGAGCATGGCAGTTCGCGGTGCCGATGTAACCGCTATAGATATGGGCAAAGAACAAATTGAAGTGGCCAAGCTACATGCTTTAGAAACCGGTAGCCAACTTAATTACTTGCAAACCACGGCAGAAGCACACGCAGAAACTCATCAAGCTCACTACGATGTGGTGACTTGCATGGAGATGATAGAGCACGTACCCGATCCTGGCTCAGTGATTGCAGCATGTGCCAGCATGGTTAAACCAGGTGGGAAAATATTTGTATCTACGATTAATAGGACCCCCAAAGCCTACCTTTATATGATTTTGGCAGCAGAAAAGTTACTGAAGATTGTGCCTGACGGTACTCATCAGCATGACAAGTTCATTCGCCCTTCTGAGCTACTAGCTTGGGCCGATCAAAGCAACTTACGCAGCGAAGCCATTAGCGGTGTGCAATTTACCCCTATTATTGAAAGCTTTCGTTTAAGCAAAAACGTAGATGTTAATTACATGGTGCAATTAGCTAAGCCGGAGCAATAA